The following are from one region of the Streptococcus sp. 1643 genome:
- the fabD gene encoding ACP S-malonyltransferase, whose protein sequence is MTKTAFLFAGQGAQYLGMGRDLYDRYPIVKETIDQASQVLGYDLRDLIDKEEAKINQTRYTQPAILATSVSIYRLLKEKGYQPDMVAGLSLGEYSALVASGALDFEEAVALVAKRGAYMEEAAPAGSGKMVAVLNTPVEVIEEACETASKVGVVTPANYNTPSQIVIGGEVAAVDRAVELLQEAGAKRLIPLNVSGPFHTALLEPASQQLAGALEGVNFSDFTCPLVGNTEAAVMEKDRIQELLTRQVKEPVRFYESIAVMQDAGVTHFIEIGPGKVLSCFVKKIDKTAQLANVEDQASLDALLGN, encoded by the coding sequence ATGACTAAAACAGCCTTTCTATTTGCAGGTCAAGGTGCTCAGTATCTAGGAATGGGGCGTGATCTCTATGATCGCTACCCTATCGTCAAGGAAACCATTGATCAAGCCAGTCAGGTTTTGGGTTATGACCTACGTGACTTGATTGATAAGGAAGAAGCCAAGATAAACCAGACTCGTTATACGCAGCCAGCTATTTTAGCGACTTCGGTTTCTATCTACCGACTATTGAAAGAAAAGGGTTACCAGCCGGATATGGTAGCAGGATTGTCTCTTGGGGAATATTCTGCTCTTGTAGCAAGTGGTGCCTTGGACTTCGAAGAGGCAGTTGCCTTGGTTGCTAAGCGTGGTGCTTATATGGAAGAGGCGGCGCCTGCAGGCTCTGGAAAGATGGTTGCCGTCCTTAATACTCCAGTTGAAGTGATTGAGGAAGCTTGTGAAACAGCCTCTAAAGTTGGAGTAGTGACTCCAGCTAACTACAACACCCCAAGCCAAATCGTTATCGGTGGTGAGGTGGCTGCGGTTGATCGCGCAGTTGAACTCTTGCAGGAAGCAGGAGCAAAACGACTGATTCCTTTAAATGTATCTGGTCCTTTCCATACAGCTCTTCTTGAGCCAGCCAGTCAGCAACTAGCTGGAGCTCTTGAAGGAGTGAATTTCTCTGACTTTACTTGCCCACTAGTCGGCAATACGGAAGCTGCTGTTATGGAAAAAGATCGAATCCAAGAGCTTTTGACGCGTCAGGTCAAAGAACCTGTTCGTTTTTATGAAAGTATTGCTGTGATGCAGGATGCTGGGGTAACCCACTTTATTGAAATTGGTCCGGGTAAGGTCCTATCATGCTTTGTCAAAAAAATCGATAAAACAGCTCAGCTAGCTAACGTTGAAGACCAAGCAAGCTTGGATGCTTTGTTAGGAAACTAA
- a CDS encoding beta-ketoacyl-ACP synthase III, with product MAFAKISQVAHYVPEQVVTNHDLAQIMDTSDEWISSRTGIKQRHISKTESTSDLATEVAKSLLAKGNLTADQIDFIIVATITPDSMMPSTAARVQANIGAHRAFAFDLTAACSGFVFALSTAEKFLSSGQFKKGIVIGAETLSKAVDWSDRSTAVLFGDGAGGVLLEASETRHFLVESLYTDGSRSECLTYGQTALASPFSDQEAVPAFLKMDGRAVFDFANRDVARSIKETIENGPIAASELDYLLLHQANIRILDKMAKKIGVDRDKLPANMMEYGNTSAASIPILLSECVENGMIRLDGSQTILLSGFGGGLTWGTLILTI from the coding sequence ATGGCTTTTGCAAAAATAAGCCAGGTTGCTCATTATGTTCCAGAGCAAGTGGTCACTAATCATGACTTAGCCCAAATCATGGACACAAGCGATGAGTGGATTTCAAGTCGGACAGGAATTAAACAGAGACATATCTCAAAAACAGAGTCTACAAGTGATTTGGCGACAGAAGTAGCTAAGAGCTTGTTGGCTAAAGGGAACTTAACAGCGGATCAGATTGATTTTATCATTGTAGCGACGATTACTCCAGACTCGATGATGCCTTCCACGGCAGCTCGAGTTCAGGCAAATATCGGAGCGCATAGAGCTTTCGCCTTTGATCTGACAGCAGCTTGTAGTGGCTTTGTATTCGCTCTCTCAACTGCAGAAAAGTTTTTAAGTTCTGGACAGTTCAAAAAAGGGATTGTTATCGGGGCTGAAACCTTATCCAAGGCAGTTGATTGGTCAGATCGTTCGACAGCTGTTCTCTTTGGGGATGGTGCTGGAGGGGTTCTCTTGGAAGCGAGCGAAACACGTCACTTCCTTGTGGAAAGTCTCTATACAGATGGCTCTCGGAGCGAGTGTTTGACCTATGGTCAAACGGCTTTGGCTTCTCCTTTCTCAGATCAAGAAGCAGTTCCTGCTTTTTTGAAAATGGATGGACGAGCAGTTTTTGATTTTGCAAATCGTGATGTTGCTAGATCGATCAAAGAAACCATTGAAAATGGTCCAATCGCAGCATCGGAATTGGATTATCTCCTGCTTCATCAGGCAAATATCCGCATTTTGGATAAGATGGCAAAGAAAATCGGCGTAGACCGAGACAAACTTCCTGCCAATATGATGGAGTATGGAAATACCAGTGCAGCAAGTATCCCGATTTTGCTCTCAGAGTGTGTGGAGAATGGTATGATTCGTTTAGATGGTAGCCAGACGATTCTCCTATCAGGCTTCGGTGGAGGTTTGACATGGGGCACACTCATTCTTACAATCTAG
- the accD gene encoding acetyl-CoA carboxylase, carboxyltransferase subunit beta — translation MALFSKKDKYIRINPNRSVRQKPQAKPEVPDELFSQCPGCKHTIYQKDLGSERICPHCSYTFRISAQERLDLTIDSGSFVEMFTGIETQDPLNFPGYQKKLATMREKTGLDEAVLTGTASIKGQKVALGIMDSNFIMASMGTVVGEKITRLFEYATVENLPVVLFTASGGARMQEGIMSLMQMAKISAAVQRHSKAGLFYLTILTDPTTGGVTASFAMEGDIILAEPQSLVGFAGRRVIENTVRETLPDDFQKAEFLLEHGFVDAIVKRRELPETIAKLVRLHGGSRG, via the coding sequence ATGGCTCTATTTAGTAAAAAGGATAAGTATATTCGGATTAATCCTAACCGTTCCGTAAGGCAGAAACCACAAGCCAAGCCTGAGGTTCCGGATGAACTCTTCTCCCAGTGTCCTGGTTGTAAACACACCATTTACCAAAAGGATCTTGGGAGCGAACGAATTTGTCCCCATTGTAGCTATACTTTCCGTATTTCAGCTCAGGAACGCTTGGATTTGACGATTGATTCTGGTAGCTTTGTGGAGATGTTTACAGGTATTGAAACTCAAGATCCATTAAACTTTCCTGGCTACCAGAAAAAACTTGCAACAATGCGTGAAAAGACAGGTTTGGATGAAGCAGTACTAACTGGTACAGCTAGCATCAAGGGACAAAAAGTTGCCCTTGGGATCATGGATTCTAACTTTATCATGGCTTCTATGGGAACAGTTGTGGGTGAAAAAATCACGCGCTTGTTTGAGTATGCAACGGTAGAAAACTTGCCAGTCGTTCTCTTCACAGCCTCTGGTGGAGCCCGTATGCAAGAAGGAATCATGAGCTTGATGCAGATGGCTAAAATTTCTGCGGCAGTTCAACGCCATTCCAAGGCAGGACTTTTTTACCTAACTATTTTAACCGATCCGACAACAGGTGGGGTGACAGCTTCTTTTGCTATGGAAGGTGATATTATCCTAGCGGAGCCACAGAGTTTGGTTGGTTTTGCTGGACGTCGTGTTATCGAAAATACAGTTCGTGAGACCTTGCCGGATGACTTCCAAAAGGCAGAATTTCTGCTTGAACATGGATTTGTTGATGCAATTGTCAAACGGAGAGAATTGCCTGAAACAATTGCTAAATTAGTAAGATTGCATGGAGGAAGTCGCGGATGA
- the fabK gene encoding enoyl-[acyl-carrier-protein] reductase FabK produces MKTRITELLNIDYPIFQGGMAWVADGDLAGAVSKAGGLGIIGGGNAPKEVVKANIDKIKSLTDKPFGVNIMLLSPFVEDIVDLVIEEGVKVVTTGAGNPSKYMTRFHDAGITVIPVVPSVALAKRMEKIGADAVIAEGMEAGGHIGKLTTMTLVRQVAAAVSIPVIAAGGIADGEGVAAGFMLGAEAVQVGTRFVVAKESNAHPKYKEKILKARDIDTTISAQHFGHAVRAIKNQLTRDFEQAEKDAFKQEDPDLEIFEQMGAGALAKAVVHGDVEGGSVMAGQIAGLVSKEETVEEILKDLYYGAAKKIQEEASRWAGVVRND; encoded by the coding sequence ATGAAAACACGTATTACAGAATTATTGAACATTGATTATCCTATTTTTCAAGGAGGAATGGCCTGGGTTGCAGATGGTGACTTGGCTGGTGCAGTATCAAAAGCTGGTGGTCTAGGGATCATTGGTGGTGGGAATGCACCTAAAGAGGTCGTAAAGGCTAATATCGATAAAATCAAATCACTTACGGACAAACCTTTTGGTGTTAACATCATGCTCTTGTCACCTTTTGTAGAAGACATCGTTGATCTCGTGATTGAAGAGGGGGTCAAGGTGGTTACAACTGGTGCAGGAAATCCAAGTAAATACATGACTCGTTTCCATGATGCAGGAATTACAGTTATTCCTGTTGTTCCAAGTGTTGCTTTGGCAAAACGCATGGAAAAAATTGGTGCAGATGCAGTTATTGCAGAGGGAATGGAAGCCGGTGGACATATTGGTAAATTAACAACCATGACCTTGGTTCGCCAAGTTGCTGCAGCCGTTTCAATTCCGGTTATCGCAGCTGGAGGAATTGCCGACGGTGAAGGTGTCGCTGCAGGATTTATGCTTGGTGCAGAGGCTGTTCAAGTTGGTACGCGTTTTGTAGTAGCCAAGGAATCTAACGCCCATCCAAAATACAAGGAAAAAATCTTAAAAGCGCGTGATATCGATACGACTATTTCAGCTCAACATTTTGGACATGCTGTTCGCGCCATTAAAAATCAGTTGACACGTGACTTTGAACAGGCTGAAAAGGATGCCTTTAAACAAGAAGATCCAGATTTAGAAATCTTTGAGCAAATGGGAGCTGGTGCTCTTGCTAAAGCCGTTGTTCATGGAGATGTAGAAGGTGGATCCGTCATGGCAGGTCAGATCGCTGGTTTGGTTTCTAAAGAGGAAACTGTCGAAGAAATCCTAAAAGATCTATACTATGGTGCAGCCAAAAAAATTCAAGAAGAAGCCTCTCGTTGGGCAGGAGTTGTAAGAAATGACTAA
- a CDS encoding enoyl-CoA hydratase has protein sequence MNHILYQIVDDLAIITLNRPEVANGFHIPMCEEILEALTLAEQDQAVQFILINANGKVFSVGGDLVEMKRAVDEDDIPSLNKIAELVNTISFKIKQIPKPVLMEVDGAVAGAAANMAVAVDFCLATDKAKFIQAFVGVGLAPDAGGIHLLSRSIGVTRAAQLAMTGEALTAEKALEWGVVYRVCEVDKLEKTREQVLKKLRRGSANSYAAIKKLVWESQFKDWQNYAELELELQESLSLTEDFKEGVRAHSERRRPKFTGM, from the coding sequence ATGAATCATATCTTATATCAGATCGTAGATGATCTGGCTATCATTACTTTGAATCGTCCCGAAGTGGCAAATGGTTTTCATATCCCAATGTGTGAGGAAATTTTAGAAGCTTTGACTCTAGCGGAGCAGGATCAAGCTGTGCAGTTCATCTTGATTAATGCGAATGGAAAGGTCTTTTCAGTTGGAGGAGACTTGGTTGAGATGAAACGCGCAGTAGACGAAGATGATATCCCTTCTTTGAATAAGATTGCAGAATTAGTCAATACAATTTCTTTTAAAATCAAGCAAATTCCTAAACCTGTTTTGATGGAGGTAGATGGAGCGGTTGCTGGTGCTGCAGCAAATATGGCAGTAGCAGTCGATTTCTGTCTAGCGACTGACAAGGCAAAATTTATCCAAGCCTTTGTCGGAGTTGGATTGGCGCCAGACGCTGGTGGGATTCATCTCTTGAGTCGTAGCATCGGGGTAACACGGGCTGCACAACTTGCTATGACAGGTGAAGCCTTAACTGCTGAAAAAGCGCTAGAATGGGGCGTGGTATACCGTGTTTGTGAAGTTGACAAATTAGAAAAAACAAGAGAACAAGTTCTGAAAAAATTAAGAAGAGGTTCAGCAAACTCATACGCAGCGATTAAAAAGCTAGTTTGGGAAAGTCAATTTAAGGATTGGCAGAATTATGCTGAATTAGAATTGGAATTACAAGAATCGTTATCTTTAACTGAAGACTTTAAAGAAGGGGTTCGAGCACATTCTGAAAGAAGAAGACCAAAATTTACAGGAATGTAA
- a CDS encoding acyl carrier protein, with translation MAVFEKVQEIIVEELGKDASEVTLESTFDDLDADSLDLFQVISEIEDAFDIQIEAEDNLKTVGDLVAYVEEQTK, from the coding sequence ATGGCAGTATTTGAAAAAGTACAAGAAATTATCGTTGAAGAACTTGGGAAAGACGCATCAGAAGTAACACTTGAATCAACTTTTGATGATTTGGATGCAGATTCATTGGACTTGTTCCAAGTAATCTCTGAAATCGAAGATGCTTTCGATATCCAAATCGAAGCAGAAGATAATTTGAAAACAGTTGGTGACTTGGTTGCCTACGTTGAAGAGCAAACAAAATAA
- the fabG gene encoding 3-oxoacyl-[acyl-carrier-protein] reductase encodes MQLTNKNVFVTGSSRGIGLAIAHKFAQLGANVVLNSRGAISEELLAEFSNYGVKVVPISGDVSDFADAKRMVDQAIAELGSVDVLVNNAGITQDTLMLKMTEEDFEKVIKINLTGAFNMTQAVLKQMIKAREGAIINMSSVVGLMGNIGQANYAASKAGLIGFTKSVAREVANRNVRVNALAPGMIESDMTAVLSDKVKEATLAQIPMKQFGQAEHIADATVFLAGQDYLTGQVLAVDGGLSM; translated from the coding sequence ATGCAACTTACAAACAAAAATGTCTTTGTAACAGGTTCAAGTCGTGGTATCGGACTTGCCATTGCTCACAAATTTGCTCAACTAGGCGCTAATGTAGTTTTGAATAGTCGTGGAGCAATCTCAGAAGAATTGCTGGCTGAGTTTTCAAACTACGGCGTCAAAGTAGTACCGATTTCAGGTGATGTTTCAGACTTTGCAGATGCCAAGCGTATGGTAGATCAAGCGATTGCAGAACTCGGTTCTGTTGATGTCTTGGTCAACAATGCTGGGATCACTCAAGATACGCTTATGCTCAAGATGACTGAAGAAGACTTTGAAAAAGTGATTAAGATCAACTTGACAGGTGCTTTCAACATGACGCAAGCAGTCTTGAAACAGATGATCAAGGCACGTGAAGGTGCGATCATCAACATGTCGAGTGTGGTCGGTTTGATGGGAAATATCGGACAAGCCAACTATGCGGCTTCTAAAGCGGGTTTGATTGGGTTTACCAAGTCAGTAGCACGTGAAGTTGCCAATCGTAATGTGCGCGTAAATGCTCTTGCACCAGGAATGATCGAGTCAGATATGACAGCTGTTTTGTCTGATAAGGTCAAGGAAGCGACATTGGCACAAATCCCAATGAAACAGTTCGGTCAAGCAGAACATATCGCAGATGCTACAGTGTTCCTGGCTGGACAGGATTATTTGACTGGACAAGTTCTCGCTGTTGATGGCGGACTTAGCATGTAA
- the fabF gene encoding beta-ketoacyl-ACP synthase II, translating into MKLNRVVVTGYGLTSPIGNTPEEFWNSLQTGKIGIGEITKFDHSEFAVHNAAEVQDFPFDKYFVKKDTNRFDNYSLYALYAAQEAVTNANLDVEAIDKDRFGVIVASGIGGIKEIEDQVIRLHEKGPKRVKPMTLPKALPNMASGNVAMRFGANGICKSINTACASSNDAIGDAFRSIKFGFQDVMLVGGSESSITPFAIAGFQALTALSTTEDPTRASIPFDKDRNGFVMGEGSGMLVLESLEHAEKRGATILAEVVGYGNTCDAYHMTSPHPEGQGAIKAMKLALEEAEISPEQVAYVNAHGTSTPANEKGESGAIVAVLGKEVPVSSTKSFTGHLLGAAGAVEAIATIEAMRHNYVPMTAGTSELSDYIEANVVYGQGLEQEIPYAISNTFGFGGHNAVLAFKRWENK; encoded by the coding sequence ATGAAACTAAATCGAGTTGTAGTAACAGGTTACGGATTGACCTCTCCTATCGGAAATACTCCAGAAGAATTTTGGAACAGTTTGCAAACTGGAAAAATTGGAATTGGAGAAATCACTAAGTTTGACCACAGCGAATTTGCTGTGCACAATGCGGCAGAAGTCCAAGATTTCCCATTTGATAAATACTTTGTTAAAAAAGATACCAACCGTTTTGACAACTATTCTTTGTATGCCTTGTATGCAGCTCAAGAAGCGGTGACAAATGCAAATCTTGATGTAGAAGCAATCGATAAAGATCGCTTTGGTGTCATCGTTGCTTCAGGTATCGGGGGAATTAAAGAAATCGAAGATCAGGTTATCCGCCTTCATGAAAAAGGTCCAAAACGCGTTAAACCAATGACACTTCCAAAAGCCTTGCCAAATATGGCTTCAGGAAATGTTGCCATGCGTTTCGGAGCAAACGGTATCTGTAAATCAATCAATACAGCCTGTGCCTCATCAAACGATGCCATTGGGGATGCCTTCCGTTCTATCAAGTTTGGTTTCCAAGATGTCATGTTAGTTGGTGGATCAGAATCATCTATCACTCCTTTTGCTATCGCTGGTTTCCAAGCGTTGACCGCCCTATCAACTACAGAGGATCCAACTCGTGCTTCTATCCCATTTGACAAAGATCGTAACGGATTTGTGATGGGAGAAGGTTCAGGGATGTTGGTTCTTGAAAGCCTTGAACATGCTGAAAAACGTGGCGCAACTATCTTGGCTGAAGTAGTTGGCTATGGTAATACCTGTGATGCTTACCATATGACTTCACCTCATCCAGAAGGTCAAGGTGCGATTAAGGCTATGAAGTTGGCTTTGGAAGAAGCAGAAATTTCTCCAGAGCAAGTGGCTTACGTCAACGCCCACGGAACTTCAACTCCTGCTAATGAAAAAGGAGAAAGTGGTGCGATCGTAGCTGTCCTTGGTAAAGAAGTACCTGTATCTTCAACCAAGTCCTTTACAGGACACTTGCTTGGTGCTGCAGGGGCAGTAGAAGCCATCGCTACAATTGAAGCCATGCGTCATAACTATGTACCAATGACAGCTGGAACAAGCGAGTTATCAGACTATATCGAAGCGAATGTCGTTTATGGACAAGGCTTGGAGCAAGAAATCCCTTATGCTATTTCAAACACTTTTGGTTTTGGTGGACACAATGCGGTTCTTGCTTTCAAACGTTGGGAGAATAAATAA
- a CDS encoding MarR family winged helix-turn-helix transcriptional regulator, whose amino-acid sequence MDYQQVNDYLTSIFNNVLVIEEVSLRGSRFKDISIKEMHTIDVIGKFPEATPSKVSKELMVTLGTVTTSLNNLERKGYIERIRSDQDRRVVYLHLTKKGRLVHRLHRRFHKAMVEKIIDGMSPEEIEVMGRGLINLYQFLEDLK is encoded by the coding sequence TTGGACTACCAACAAGTAAATGATTATCTAACATCTATTTTTAATAACGTCCTTGTGATCGAGGAGGTTAGCTTACGAGGTAGTCGATTCAAAGACATCTCCATCAAAGAAATGCACACGATTGATGTGATTGGGAAGTTCCCGGAGGCAACGCCAAGTAAGGTTTCAAAAGAACTGATGGTAACTCTTGGGACAGTGACGACGAGTTTGAATAACCTGGAAAGAAAAGGTTATATTGAGCGTATTCGTTCTGATCAGGATAGACGTGTAGTGTATCTGCATTTGACAAAGAAAGGTCGGTTAGTCCATCGTCTTCATAGACGTTTTCACAAGGCAATGGTCGAAAAAATCATCGATGGCATGAGTCCTGAGGAAATAGAAGTTATGGGTAGAGGATTAATCAATCTTTATCAATTTTTGGAGGATTTGAAATAA
- the accB gene encoding acetyl-CoA carboxylase biotin carboxyl carrier protein → MNLNEIKDLMAQFDQSSLREFSYKNGTDELQFSKNEARMASEAPAQVAPVPTTVAANPVVSAPSTPVESAVEEAPAPAETTVAPEGDVVESPLVGVAYLAAGPDKPAFVTVGDSVKKGQTLVIIEAMKVMNEIPAPKDGVVTEILVSNEEMVEFGKGLVRIK, encoded by the coding sequence ATGAATTTAAATGAGATCAAGGACTTGATGGCGCAATTTGACCAATCAAGTTTGAGAGAATTTTCTTATAAAAATGGAACGGATGAATTGCAGTTTAGTAAGAATGAAGCAAGAATGGCTTCTGAAGCACCAGCTCAAGTTGCTCCAGTGCCAACTACAGTAGCTGCAAATCCAGTAGTTTCTGCCCCTTCAACTCCAGTAGAGAGTGCAGTGGAAGAAGCTCCAGCACCAGCTGAAACGACGGTTGCTCCAGAGGGTGATGTCGTTGAGAGTCCACTTGTAGGGGTGGCTTACTTGGCTGCTGGACCAGATAAACCTGCCTTTGTCACAGTCGGAGACAGTGTTAAAAAAGGTCAGACTTTGGTGATCATCGAAGCCATGAAAGTCATGAATGAAATCCCTGCACCTAAGGATGGTGTGGTGACAGAAATTCTCGTTTCAAATGAAGAAATGGTTGAGTTCGGTAAAGGATTGGTACGCATCAAATGA
- the fabZ gene encoding 3-hydroxyacyl-ACP dehydratase FabZ — protein MIDIQGIKEALPHRYPMLLVDRVLEVSEDTIVAIKNVTINEPFFNGHFPQYPVMPGVLIMEALAQTAGVLELSKPENKGKLVFYAGMDKVKFKKQVVPGDQLVMTATFVKRRGTIAVVEAKAEVDGKLAASGTLTFAIGN, from the coding sequence ATGATCGATATTCAAGGAATCAAAGAAGCTCTACCCCATCGCTACCCCATGCTCCTAGTGGATCGTGTCTTGGAAGTGAGCGAGGATACCATTGTTGCCATTAAAAATGTGACCATCAACGAACCTTTCTTCAATGGTCATTTTCCACAATACCCAGTCATGCCAGGTGTTCTTATCATGGAGGCCTTGGCTCAGACTGCTGGTGTCTTGGAATTGTCTAAGCCTGAAAACAAAGGAAAGCTGGTCTTCTATGCTGGCATGGATAAGGTTAAGTTCAAGAAGCAAGTTGTACCAGGTGACCAATTAGTCATGACGGCTACTTTTGTTAAACGTCGTGGTACGATTGCTGTGGTTGAAGCAAAGGCTGAAGTAGATGGTAAGCTTGCAGCGAGTGGTACTCTTACCTTTGCAATTGGAAACTAA
- the accC gene encoding acetyl-CoA carboxylase biotin carboxylase subunit: MFRKILIANRGEIAVRIIRAARELGIATVAVYSTADKEALHTLLADEAICIGPGKATESYLNINAILSAAVLTEAEAIHPGFGFLSENSKFATMCDEVGIKFIGPSGAVMDTMGDKINAREQMIKAGVPVIPGSDGEVHTAEEALAVAEKIGYPVMLKASAGGGGKGIRKVEKAEDLVAAFETASSEAKANFGNGAMYLERVIYPARHIEVQILADQEGHVVHLGERDCSLQRNNQKVLEESPSIAIGKTLRHEIGAAAVRAAESVGYENAGTIEFLLDEASGNFYFMEMNTRVQVEHPVTEFVSGVDIVKEQIRIAAGQPLPFKQEDIVLRGHAIECRINAENPAFNFAPSPGKITNLYLPSGGVGLRVDSAVYPGYTIPPYYDSMIAKIIVHGENRFDALMKMQRALYELDIEGVQTNADFQLDLISDRRVIAGDYDTSFLMETFLPKYQEKE; encoded by the coding sequence ATGTTTCGTAAAATTTTGATTGCCAACCGTGGTGAGATTGCGGTTCGCATTATTCGAGCTGCGCGTGAATTGGGCATTGCAACCGTAGCAGTCTATTCAACCGCTGATAAGGAAGCTCTTCACACACTCCTAGCGGATGAAGCTATCTGTATCGGACCTGGTAAGGCGACAGAGTCTTATCTCAATATCAATGCGATTTTGTCTGCTGCAGTCTTGACAGAAGCAGAAGCCATCCATCCAGGTTTTGGATTTCTTAGCGAAAACTCCAAGTTTGCCACGATGTGTGATGAAGTGGGAATTAAGTTCATCGGCCCTTCTGGTGCTGTGATGGATACCATGGGAGATAAGATCAATGCGCGTGAGCAAATGATCAAGGCTGGGGTTCCAGTTATCCCAGGATCTGATGGTGAAGTTCACACGGCTGAAGAGGCGCTTGCAGTTGCAGAAAAAATTGGCTATCCAGTCATGCTTAAGGCATCGGCAGGTGGTGGTGGAAAAGGGATTCGTAAGGTTGAAAAGGCAGAAGACTTGGTCGCAGCCTTTGAAACAGCATCCAGTGAAGCCAAGGCCAATTTTGGAAATGGCGCTATGTATCTTGAGCGTGTGATCTATCCAGCTCGCCATATTGAGGTTCAGATCCTTGCGGACCAAGAGGGTCATGTTGTCCATCTTGGTGAACGGGACTGTTCACTCCAACGGAATAACCAAAAGGTCTTAGAAGAAAGTCCGTCCATTGCGATTGGCAAAACCCTTCGTCATGAAATTGGTGCTGCAGCCGTTCGTGCAGCAGAGTCTGTTGGCTATGAAAATGCAGGGACGATTGAATTTCTTCTCGATGAAGCGAGTGGCAATTTCTACTTCATGGAAATGAATACTCGTGTGCAAGTTGAACACCCAGTCACAGAGTTTGTTTCAGGTGTCGATATCGTGAAAGAGCAGATTCGCATTGCTGCCGGGCAACCTTTACCTTTCAAACAAGAAGATATTGTCCTACGAGGTCATGCTATCGAGTGCCGGATCAATGCAGAAAATCCAGCATTTAACTTTGCTCCAAGCCCAGGTAAAATTACCAATCTCTATCTACCAAGTGGTGGAGTTGGCTTGCGCGTGGACTCAGCAGTTTATCCAGGTTATACCATTCCCCCTTACTATGATAGTATGATTGCCAAAATCATTGTTCATGGGGAGAATCGTTTTGATGCTCTTATGAAGATGCAACGGGCACTTTATGAACTTGATATTGAAGGAGTGCAAACCAATGCAGACTTCCAGTTGGATCTGATTTCAGACCGCCGAGTTATCGCTGGTGATTACGATACTTCCTTCTTGATGGAAACTTTCTTGCCAAAATACCAAGAAAAAGAATAG